The Porites lutea chromosome 4, jaPorLute2.1, whole genome shotgun sequence genome contains a region encoding:
- the LOC140933741 gene encoding potassium channel, subfamily K, member 16-like codes for MGVFFLNFLRALKGPTKNLVLRTTLFLVYLLFGAAVFQTIESGAEHKEIHHFDKVQQDMKQKYNISDEEMNHLFEEISKAIDDGYFDVGYDRWSFAGSLFFTGTVVTTIGYGKMAPSTVWGRIFCIFYAIFGIPITGLMLKSIGERITETLANFWKFVDTKICKREHPRRIYLKTVACIFIMVAGMILLLAGIGKSYEGWTFFEGVYFAFITLSTIGFGDYVPQHPSKHEKDHPGYVIAFTILTFVYFTFGLAMVSSALLAISRLFEDEPPWGFISLVGGDDGEDDEEEKLLSEKRKAQEKAKLADSSGP; via the exons ATGGgggttttctttttaaacttccTGAGGGCGCTGAAAGGCCCAACTAAAAACCTTGTTTTACGAACAACCCTGTTCTTGGTCTACTTACTGTTTGGCGCCGCCGTGTTTCAAACGATCGAATCAGGTGCGGAGCACAAGGAAATACATCATTTTGACAAAGTACAGCAAGACATGAAACAGAAGTACAATATTTCCGATGAAGAAATGAATCATCTCTTTGAAGAAATTTCGAAGGCCATCGACGATGGGTATTTTGACGTGGGCTATGACCGGTGGAGTTTTGCGGGATCGCTGTTCTTCACTGGGACGGTAGTTACTACCATTG GCTATGGAAAAATGGCCCCATCGACTGTGTGGGGAAGAATATTTTGTATATTTTACGCCATATTTGGAATTCCCATCACTGGTCTAATGCTGAAATCGATTGGCGAACGAATCACAGAGACATTGGCTAACTTCTGGAAATTTGTGGACACAAAAATATGCAAACGGGAACATCCTCGTAGAATATACCTCAAGACTGTGGCGTGTATTTTCATTATGGTCGCTGGCATGATCCTTCTCCTAGCGGGTATTGGTAAAAGCTATGAAGGTTGGACATTCTTTGAAGGGGTCTATTTTGCATTTATAACCCTCAGTACGATTGGCTTTGGAGATTATGTGCCCCAACACCCATCAAAACACGAGAAAGATCACCCGGGTTACGTCATTGCTTTCACAATTCTCACATTTGTTTACTTCACCTTTGGCCTTGCTATGGTGTCCAGTGCCCTTCTAGCCATCAGCCGGTTGTTTGAAGACGAGCCACCCTGGGGCTTTATTTCTTTGGTGGGTGGAGATGACGGCGAAGACGACGAAGAGGAAAAACTTCTATCCGAGAAGCGAAAAGCGCAAGAGAAAGCCAAGCTGGCAGACAGCAGTGGTCCTTAA
- the LOC140933742 gene encoding Golgi-associated plant pathogenesis-related protein 1-like: MFSTLAPWIIFLSCQQHVSAETTLSFKDQCLKWHNDYRQQHQVETVVWNETLARNAAVWASYLADNNLFQHATNIPNEGENLYMSTAVPNEPCTAATQAFYNEIKDYDFNKPGFSLETGHFTQIVWRTTKQIGAASATRQDGRFVIVIRYTPPGNFVGEISFKENVLPPKDWQAPTEAGVTRLRSFSPMFVACWLLLLGLHF, from the exons ATGTTTTCAACGTTAGCGCCGTggatcatttttctttcatgtCAACAGCACGTTAGCGCAG aaaccaCTCTCTCGTTTAAAGATCAGTGCTTGAAATGGCACAACGACTACCGTCAGCAACATCAG GTTGAAACAGTGGTGTGGAATGAAACCCTTGCCAGGAATGCGGCGGTCTGGGCCAGTTACTTAGCAGACAATAACCTATTTCAGCATGCGACTAACATACCAAATGAAGGAGAAAACCTTTACATGTCAACAGCTGTCCCCAATGAGCCATGTACTGCAGCTACACAAGCTTTCTACAATGAGATTAAAGATTATGATTTCAACAAACCTGGATTTTCGTTGGAAACAGGACATTTTACACAG ATTGTGTGGAGAACGACGAAGCAAATAGGCGCGGCTTCTGCCACCAGGCAAGATGGCCGGTTTGTCATAGTGATTCGGTATACTCCGCCCGGTAACTTTGTCGGAGAGATAtcattcaaggaaaatgttCTCCCACCGAAAGACTGGCAAGCACCCACCGAGGCAGGTGTTACGCGGCTCCGATCATTCTCTCCTATGTTCGTGGCGTGCTGGCTGTTATTGCTTGGGTTGCATTTCTAA